Proteins from a single region of Haloplanus sp. GDY1:
- a CDS encoding succinate dehydrogenase gives MAERYSSFTAGGRLWLWQRITAAFLIVVLAFHFFLLHFVHHADEVTFLMSANRMETWSYYSLMILFLVTATFHGVNGVYNALINAGLTGTKRQVVKVVLVVASLLLLVQGFRTANAWAGIDLLPIL, from the coding sequence ATGGCCGAGCGCTACTCCTCTTTCACCGCCGGCGGCCGCCTGTGGCTCTGGCAGCGGATCACCGCTGCCTTCCTCATCGTCGTGTTGGCGTTTCACTTCTTCCTCCTCCACTTCGTCCACCACGCGGACGAGGTGACCTTCCTCATGAGCGCCAATCGGATGGAGACGTGGAGTTACTACTCGCTGATGATCCTCTTTCTGGTGACCGCGACGTTCCACGGCGTCAACGGCGTCTACAACGCCCTGATCAACGCGGGGCTGACGGGAACCAAACGGCAGGTCGTCAAGGTGGTTCTCGTGGTCGCGAGCCTCCTCCTCCTGGTGCAGGGCTTCCGCACCGCGAACGCCTGGGCGGGCATCGACCTCCTCCCGATACTATGA
- the sdhC gene encoding succinate dehydrogenase, cytochrome b556 subunit: MSQSYDRGLIEDFGRWREFSAGMWAWIFHKFTGWVLIGYLFTHVAVLSTALTSASADPATVAANQDLYTQTIRTLESLLVVRVLEVGLLAVAVFHILNGTRLLLVDLGIGLGSQDRSFYASLILTGAIVVASVPTFLAGVSL; the protein is encoded by the coding sequence ATGAGTCAGTCCTACGATCGGGGCCTCATCGAGGACTTCGGCCGGTGGCGGGAGTTCTCGGCGGGAATGTGGGCCTGGATCTTCCACAAGTTTACGGGGTGGGTGCTGATCGGGTATCTGTTCACCCACGTGGCCGTCCTGAGTACGGCCCTCACGTCGGCGAGCGCCGATCCCGCGACGGTCGCGGCGAACCAGGACCTCTACACGCAGACGATCCGGACGCTGGAGAGTCTGCTGGTGGTTCGCGTCCTCGAAGTCGGGCTGTTGGCGGTGGCCGTGTTCCACATCCTGAACGGCACCCGGCTGCTCCTGGTCGATCTCGGGATCGGCCTCGGCTCCCAGGACCGGAGCTTCTACGCGTCGCTGATCCTGACCGGGGCCATCGTCGTCGCGAGCGTGCCCACCTTCCTCGCGGGGGTGTCGCTCTGA
- a CDS encoding succinylglutamate desuccinylase/aspartoacylase family protein, producing the protein MTSDAAFTYNGGKVAPGERQNLRYGISETYLGDPVRIPVTIVNGERAGPTLFLSAAAHGDELNGIEVVREVAFEWDLSDLTGTIVCLPVLNVPGFLTQQRYLPIYDRDLNRSFPGDPDSTSAKRMAHAIFRNFVEPCDLGIDFHTSTRGRTNMLHVRADMANPDVARLAHAFGASVIVDGGGSDGTLRGEATGAGVPTVTVEMGQAHRFERSLIDDALDGVKSVFAEYGLRDRDLVRWPGWRTVVTEKTWIRADAGGIVDMHHERGGLVREGERICTITDPFKADGTPVRAPFTGVLIGVLENPVVYPGNPICHLADLDEGTARIVERRQAAR; encoded by the coding sequence ATGACCTCGGACGCGGCCTTCACGTACAACGGCGGGAAGGTCGCCCCCGGCGAACGGCAGAATCTCCGCTATGGAATCAGCGAGACGTATCTCGGCGACCCGGTGCGCATCCCCGTCACGATAGTCAACGGGGAGCGGGCGGGGCCGACGCTGTTCCTCTCGGCGGCGGCCCACGGGGACGAACTCAACGGCATCGAGGTGGTCAGGGAGGTGGCCTTCGAGTGGGACCTCTCGGACCTGACGGGGACCATCGTCTGTCTGCCCGTGTTGAACGTCCCGGGCTTTCTCACCCAACAGCGGTACCTCCCCATCTACGACCGGGACCTGAACCGGTCGTTCCCCGGCGATCCCGACTCGACGAGCGCGAAGCGGATGGCCCACGCCATCTTCCGGAACTTCGTCGAGCCCTGTGACCTCGGCATCGACTTCCACACCTCGACGCGGGGGCGGACGAACATGCTCCACGTCCGGGCCGACATGGCGAATCCCGACGTCGCGAGGCTGGCACACGCGTTCGGGGCGAGCGTCATCGTCGACGGCGGGGGGAGCGACGGGACCCTCCGGGGGGAGGCCACGGGTGCGGGCGTGCCCACGGTGACGGTGGAGATGGGTCAGGCACACCGCTTCGAGCGGTCGCTCATCGACGACGCCCTCGACGGCGTCAAGAGCGTCTTCGCGGAGTACGGCCTCCGGGACCGCGACCTGGTCCGCTGGCCCGGGTGGCGGACGGTGGTGACGGAGAAGACGTGGATCCGGGCCGACGCCGGCGGCATCGTCGACATGCACCACGAGCGCGGGGGGCTGGTTCGCGAGGGGGAACGCATCTGCACCATCACCGACCCCTTCAAGGCCGACGGAACACCGGTCCGGGCGCCGTTCACCGGCGTGTTGATCGGCGTCCTGGAGAACCCGGTGGTCTACCCGGGCAACCCCATCTGTCACCTGGCCGACCTCGACGAGGGGACGGCGCGGATCGTCGAGCGACGACAGGCGGCTCGGTGA
- a CDS encoding DUF1405 domain-containing protein, with protein MVTVSFDAGRYVEYYLGNAPSLSTLLVANGVAFLVGVSFYVHSTPTSLADVPTLLYPLFADSPTALALVTLSLATLLPNLGRRRVADAPSNTPLVYLHTFAFVWLVKYGLWTVVALNLHPDQYLGFAGAALWDYWGIVLTHLLFVAEALVIPYYARTTDRALKLALGALLVNDVFDYALGYHPPLRYDPGLVLILATLLLSVGAVAAADRLFDRPERFDPLAPGGGS; from the coding sequence ATGGTCACGGTTTCGTTCGACGCCGGGCGATACGTGGAGTACTACCTCGGCAACGCGCCCAGCCTCTCGACGTTGCTCGTCGCCAACGGCGTCGCCTTCCTCGTCGGCGTCAGCTTCTACGTCCACTCCACGCCCACCTCCCTCGCCGACGTCCCCACCCTCCTCTATCCCCTCTTTGCCGACTCGCCGACCGCGCTCGCGCTCGTGACGCTCTCGCTCGCGACGCTCCTCCCGAACCTCGGCCGCCGTCGGGTCGCGGACGCCCCCTCCAACACCCCGCTGGTCTACCTCCACACCTTCGCGTTCGTCTGGCTGGTCAAGTACGGCCTCTGGACCGTCGTCGCCCTCAACCTCCACCCCGACCAGTATCTCGGGTTCGCCGGCGCGGCGCTCTGGGACTACTGGGGCATCGTCCTCACGCACCTCCTGTTCGTCGCGGAGGCGCTCGTGATCCCCTACTACGCCCGGACGACCGACCGTGCGCTGAAACTCGCCCTCGGCGCCCTCCTCGTCAACGACGTCTTCGACTACGCGCTCGGCTACCACCCGCCGCTCCGGTACGACCCCGGACTCGTCCTGATCCTGGCGACGCTCCTCCTGTCGGTGGGCGCCGTCGCCGCCGCCGACCGCCTGTTCGACCGGCCGGAGCGGTTCGACCCGCTGGCTCCGGGGGGTGGATCGTGA
- a CDS encoding DNA-3-methyladenine glycosylase family protein has translation MVSDWQRVLRRDPVMAELIETHGDRRLRPADDEFRRLVVSIVNQQLSTASAAAIRERVFDLLGEVTPATVLAADRDALREAGLSGTKVEYLRNAAEAFRDRDLSREGLADHDDEAVVDELTTITGIGRWSAEMYLLFVLAREDVLPLGDLAVRRGLEDLYGCESRAEMREVAEPWRPYRSYATLYVWDHHES, from the coding sequence ATCGTGAGCGACTGGCAGCGCGTCCTCCGGCGCGACCCCGTGATGGCCGAGTTGATCGAGACCCACGGCGACCGACGGCTCCGGCCGGCCGACGACGAGTTCCGCCGTCTCGTCGTGAGCATCGTCAACCAGCAGCTCTCGACGGCGAGCGCCGCGGCGATCCGCGAGCGCGTCTTCGACCTGCTCGGCGAGGTGACGCCCGCAACGGTGCTCGCGGCGGACCGGGACGCGCTCCGCGAGGCCGGGCTCTCGGGCACCAAGGTGGAGTACCTCCGCAACGCCGCCGAGGCCTTCCGGGACCGCGACCTCTCGCGCGAGGGCCTCGCCGATCACGACGACGAGGCGGTGGTCGACGAACTCACGACGATCACCGGCATCGGTCGGTGGTCCGCGGAGATGTACCTGCTTTTCGTCCTCGCGCGGGAGGACGTCCTCCCCCTCGGCGACCTCGCCGTCCGCCGGGGGCTCGAGGACCTCTACGGCTGCGAGTCACGCGCCGAGATGCGCGAGGTCGCCGAGCCGTGGCGACCCTACCGCTCGTACGCCACGCTGTACGTCTGGGACCACCACGAGAGCTAG
- a CDS encoding CNNM domain-containing protein, protein MTPLELGLRLIAGLLLILANGFFVAIEFALTRVRQYPEAEFDTPGLRRAWEMTQDLEIYLTSCQVGITASSIAVGIVAEPALAALFEPIFAGSALAGIGAGALIAYAIINLLHLTHGEQTPTYLGVERSKFVCRYGARPLYWFAWLISPIMKVGDSVAKATLSVFGIEMSGAWLETEEEVIESRAELRNRLGSLLDEGDVPEERREEVLNALAVDEMSVAEIVTDPDDIVALSTTASVEENLTTMRSTPHTRFPLVGEGLTDLQGIVYTPSVLTHLEALERGERTFADVAAPPMTLSADTTVSDAFDQFQAQDQELALVLEDGEVVGLVTATDTLEAVMGDLEDPLDRAYD, encoded by the coding sequence ATGACGCCGCTGGAACTCGGCTTGCGCCTGATCGCGGGCCTGCTTCTCATCCTCGCGAACGGCTTTTTCGTCGCCATCGAGTTCGCACTCACCAGGGTGCGACAGTACCCCGAAGCGGAGTTCGACACGCCGGGGTTGCGGCGGGCGTGGGAGATGACCCAGGACCTCGAAATCTACCTCACGAGCTGTCAGGTGGGGATCACCGCCTCCAGCATCGCGGTCGGCATCGTCGCCGAACCCGCGCTGGCCGCGCTGTTCGAACCGATCTTCGCGGGGAGCGCGCTAGCAGGGATCGGCGCCGGTGCCCTGATCGCCTACGCCATCATCAACCTCCTGCATCTGACCCACGGGGAGCAGACCCCGACGTACCTGGGCGTCGAGCGCTCGAAGTTCGTCTGTCGGTACGGCGCCCGGCCGCTGTACTGGTTCGCGTGGCTCATCTCCCCGATCATGAAGGTCGGGGACAGCGTCGCCAAGGCGACCCTGTCGGTGTTCGGGATCGAGATGTCCGGCGCGTGGCTGGAGACCGAGGAGGAGGTGATCGAGTCGCGCGCGGAGCTCCGGAACCGGCTCGGCTCCCTGCTCGACGAGGGCGACGTGCCGGAGGAGCGCCGGGAGGAAGTGCTCAACGCCCTCGCCGTCGACGAGATGTCGGTCGCGGAGATCGTGACCGATCCCGACGACATCGTCGCGCTGTCGACGACGGCGTCGGTCGAGGAGAACCTCACGACGATGCGGTCGACCCCCCACACACGCTTTCCGCTCGTCGGCGAGGGCCTGACCGACCTGCAGGGAATCGTCTACACCCCGTCGGTGCTGACCCACCTGGAAGCCCTGGAGCGCGGCGAGCGGACGTTCGCGGACGTCGCGGCGCCGCCGATGACCCTCTCGGCGGACACGACCGTCAGCGACGCCTTCGATCAGTTCCAGGCGCAGGATCAGGAGCTCGCCCTGGTGCTCGAGGACGGCGAGGTGGTCGGCCTCGTGACCGCGACGGACACCCTCGAAGCCGTGATGGGCGACCTGGAGGATCCGCTGGACCGGGCGTACGACTAG
- a CDS encoding RimK/LysX family protein produces MPDDSEDSVSVGVLSLHNSKETKAILNAVEDLGHEPVWLRRENTTVSIEDSEVTVDPDVDVVANRLLLSTTSEPAELLGLATTFNRIRPMLNEPDAVLTAIHKFATAATLADWNVRVPDAFLALSNDRLNAGRGRFGDVGVYKTAIGTHGGGTWKVDLTEPVNPRVGNRQAFLQDLVERDESRHRDLRVYVVDDEIVGAMYRYAPEGDWRTNVALGGDVTDATDDLPETAAETALYTTEVMGLDYAGVDLIEGEDGWFVLEVNPTAGFKGLYQATGTSPAPYVAKLAIEQAGGEVDDERVSTLAATLDDSTPSCKPRITPPEQEDLPVIGYIEDVIVSGTSGSKQVKAKSDTGATRTSIDTGLAADIGAGPIKSMTRVKSGSVKSGKARPVVDLVIGIGGTQHTVTASVEDRGHMDYPLLLGRDVLEHYRVDVRRRSDEEERSDGELLEE; encoded by the coding sequence ATGCCAGACGACTCGGAGGATAGCGTCAGCGTCGGGGTACTCTCGCTCCACAACAGCAAGGAGACGAAGGCGATCCTGAACGCGGTCGAGGACCTGGGTCACGAGCCGGTGTGGCTGCGCCGGGAGAACACGACCGTCTCCATCGAGGACAGCGAGGTGACGGTCGACCCGGACGTGGACGTGGTCGCGAACCGGCTCCTCCTCTCGACGACGAGCGAGCCCGCCGAACTGCTGGGGCTGGCGACGACGTTCAACCGCATCCGGCCGATGCTGAACGAACCGGACGCGGTGCTGACGGCGATCCACAAGTTCGCGACGGCGGCGACGCTCGCGGACTGGAACGTCCGGGTGCCCGACGCCTTCCTCGCGCTGTCGAACGACCGCCTCAACGCCGGCCGGGGGCGGTTCGGCGACGTCGGCGTCTACAAGACGGCCATCGGCACCCACGGCGGCGGCACCTGGAAGGTCGACCTCACCGAACCCGTCAACCCGCGGGTCGGCAACCGGCAGGCGTTCCTGCAGGACCTCGTCGAGCGCGACGAGAGCCGGCACCGAGACCTCCGGGTGTACGTCGTCGACGACGAGATCGTCGGCGCGATGTATCGCTACGCGCCGGAGGGCGACTGGCGGACGAACGTCGCCCTCGGGGGCGACGTGACCGACGCGACCGACGACCTGCCCGAGACGGCGGCGGAGACGGCGCTGTACACGACCGAGGTGATGGGGCTGGACTACGCCGGCGTCGACCTGATCGAGGGGGAGGACGGCTGGTTCGTCCTCGAGGTCAACCCCACGGCGGGGTTCAAGGGGCTCTACCAGGCGACGGGGACGAGTCCGGCGCCCTACGTGGCGAAACTGGCCATCGAGCAGGCTGGCGGGGAGGTCGACGACGAGCGCGTCAGCACGCTGGCGGCGACGCTCGACGACTCGACGCCGTCGTGCAAGCCACGGATCACGCCGCCGGAACAGGAGGACCTCCCGGTCATCGGCTACATCGAGGACGTCATCGTCAGCGGGACGAGCGGCTCGAAGCAGGTGAAGGCCAAATCCGACACCGGGGCGACGCGAACCAGCATCGACACGGGGCTGGCCGCCGACATCGGCGCCGGGCCGATCAAGAGCATGACGCGCGTGAAGTCGGGGAGCGTCAAGTCCGGGAAGGCCCGGCCGGTCGTCGACCTGGTCATCGGCATCGGCGGCACCCAGCACACCGTCACCGCGAGCGTCGAGGACCGGGGCCACATGGACTACCCCCTCCTGCTCGGCCGCGACGTGCTGGAACACTACCGCGTCGACGTCCGGCGGCGGTCGGACGAGGAGGAGCGAAGCGACGGCGAACTGCTGGAGGAGTAG
- a CDS encoding zinc ribbon domain-containing protein, whose translation MPYCDEHNEVYSGAECPACAGGADADGGGESPSGGDSIGDVVDDALDAASDAVESAEADGDVVAGDQEKTVDRSTTVVDDSTEVHDRSTTVDDSVVQGSSIGAGEGAGEGRTVVDDSVVQDSTIGGEGETDVSDSVLDDATVGDEHVESAVGDVESGSGPERDPDPDPEPDGAENDESAFCIYCGTEIPATAGFCPACGEEQ comes from the coding sequence ATGCCCTACTGCGACGAACACAACGAGGTGTACAGCGGCGCCGAGTGTCCGGCCTGTGCGGGAGGGGCGGACGCCGACGGCGGAGGCGAGAGCCCGAGCGGGGGCGACTCCATCGGCGACGTGGTGGACGACGCCCTCGACGCCGCGAGCGACGCCGTGGAGTCGGCCGAGGCGGACGGCGACGTGGTCGCCGGCGACCAGGAGAAGACGGTCGACCGGAGCACCACCGTCGTCGACGACAGCACGGAGGTCCACGACCGGAGCACCACCGTCGACGACAGCGTGGTGCAGGGCTCGTCCATCGGTGCGGGCGAGGGCGCCGGCGAGGGACGGACCGTCGTCGACGACAGCGTCGTGCAGGACTCGACCATCGGCGGGGAGGGAGAGACGGACGTCTCGGACAGCGTCCTCGACGACGCGACCGTCGGCGACGAACACGTGGAGTCGGCGGTGGGGGACGTCGAGTCGGGGAGCGGGCCGGAACGGGATCCCGATCCGGATCCGGAGCCCGATGGCGCGGAGAACGACGAGTCGGCGTTCTGCATCTACTGCGGCACCGAGATCCCGGCGACCGCCGGCTTCTGTCCCGCCTGCGGTGAGGAGCAATGA